The Flavobacterium sp. 140616W15 sequence ATATAATTTTGTGTGATATAGTGCAATATGGCCACCTAACGAATTTCCTAGTAAAATGACTTTATCAAATCCTTTGAATGTGATAAAGTCTTTAACGTATTTGGCAAAGCTTTTTACGTTAGTTTTTAAGATGCTTTGTGTGTATATCGGTAAATCGGGGATTACTATTTTGTACCCTCTATTTGAAAAATATTCGGCTACGGCATCGAAGTTACTAAGTCCTCCCATGAGGCCATGTAATATAACAATAGGTGTCCCTTCTCCAGCTTCATAATAGCTGTATCTGCCTTCTTTTTTGTAATGTTTATCCATCTAACTAAATACCGATTTCAATTTGGACAAATATAGGGTTTAATACATAAATATGGATTCTTGAAAACATTTTTTAACTAGATAATTTTAGTAGATGAAATAAATAGCTAAAAATCAGTTGCTAGATGTTTTAATTTTTTTCTTTTTTCTCATCAAAATTGCCAAAAAAAGGCTGAAATTTTTCAATATGCTTATTTCATTTTTTGTTATGTAGAATCATTCTTACAGCTAATTTTTCAAATAGCTAACGATCTGACTGTGCATAATTTAAGAGTTTTTGGGTAAAAGTGGTTAAACTTATCAACAAAGTGGTATATAGTGGTAAATTGTGGTAATATTTTTTATATTTTTGCTGTATAACATAACCATACTTTTTTTTGAATACAATTGTAGGAACATATGAGTGTAAGGTTGATGCTAAAGGGAGGCTGCTAATGCCTGCTCCCTTGAAAAAGCAGTTGGCTACCTCACTTCAAAACGGATTTGTTTTGAAGCGTTCCGTGTTTCAGACATGTCTGGAGTTGTATCCGATGGAAGAATGGGATTTGATGATGCAGAAAATTAATAAACTGAATCGTTTTGTAAAGAAAAACAATGATTTTATCAGAAGGTTTACCGCTGGAGTTAAGATTGTTGAGATTGATGCATTAGGACGTTTATTAGTTCCGAAGGATCTGATGGCATTTTCTGGTATTTCGAAAGACGTAGTGTTTTCATCTGCGGTGAATATTGTTGAAATATGGGATAAAGAGTTATACGAAAAATCAATTAGCGGCGAAGATATGGATTTTGCAGATTTAGCCGAAGAAGTAATGGGAAATATAAATGACGACGACAATGGAATATCATAATCCGGTTTTGCTTCATCCAACAGTAGATGGCTTGAATATTAAGCCTGACGGCATTTATGTAGATGTGACGTTTGGTGGTGGGGGACATTCAAAAGAGATTTTAAACAGGCTAGGGCCAAACGGAAAATTATTTGCTTTTGATCAAGATGAAGATGCTTTGGCAAATGCTTTGCCAGATGAGAGGTTTACTTTGATAAATGAAAATTTTAGGTTTATTAAAAGATTTTTGCGTTTTCATGGTGTAAGAGGAGTAGATGGAATTTTGGCAGATTTAGGTGTTTCATCGCATCAGTTTGATGTTGCCGAAAGAGGTTTCTCTACCCGTTTTGATGCCGAGCTGGATATGCGAATGAGTCAGAAGAATGATTTGAATGCGTATCGTGTAGTAAATGAATACGACGAACAAGATTTGAGAAGAGTTTTTCTAGATTATGGAGAATTGAAAAATGCTCCTGTTTTGGCAAGAACAATTGTAGAGGCTAGAGAAAATAAGATTATCAAGACTACCGATGAATTGAAAGAAGTTTTGGCAAAATATTTACCTGAAAGAGTTCGTAATAAAATATTAGCTCAGATTTATCAGGCAATACGCATCGAGGTAAATCAAGAAATGGATGTATTGAAAGAATTTATCGAGCAATCGTTAGAGATATTAAACCCAGGCGGAAGATTAAGTGTTATTTCATACCACTCATTAGAAGATAGATTGGTAAAACGTTTTATCAAAAACGGAATGTTTGAAGGAGAGCCAGAACGTGATTTTTATGGAAATTTTTCAGTTCCATTTAAAACTATCGGAAAGCTAATAGTTCCGGATGACGCAGAGATTAAAATAAATAACAGAGCTAGAAGTGCCAAGCTAAGAATTGCTGAAAAAATATAGTACTATAATAAGGTATAATGAAAAACGGAGTATTTGACATATTAAAAGCAAGATTTCTTATTAATGATGACGCTGTGAAGAATTGGCGTTTTATCGTTTTTATAATTCTGCTGGCAATAATTATGATTGCAAATACACAACGATACGAACAAAAAGTTTTTGAAATTGCAAAATTGAATAATGAAGTAAAGGAATTGCGATCAGAGTTTGTAGACAGGAGATCGGAATTGATGAAGTTAAAAATGGAGTCGACAGTATCGGAAAAAATGCTTGCCAAAGAAATTTACCCATCGACAGTTCCTCCAATTAAAATTGAAGTAAAGAAAGAAAAAGAAAAAAGCTTTTTTAAACGCATATGGCAGTAGACGACAAAAATATATCCTACAGAGTTTATCTGGTAGCAGCCTTCATTTTCTTGATGGCAATTGGTATTGTCGTAAAGTTAACTAATATTCAGTGGGTTGAAGGAGATTATTATCGAAAATTAGCAAAGCAACGTACGGTAAAAAACTTTGTTATTCCCGCAAATAAAGGAAATATTTATTCGGCAGACGGAAGCCTTTTGGCAACCTCTATTCCTAATTACGAAATTCGATTTGATGCTGTAGCTCCTAAAACAGAAGCCTTTGAAAAGAATGTAAAATTACTGGCAGATTCACTGTCGATAGTCTTGGGAAGACCTAGTGGTTATTATCAAAATGAATTAAGAAAAGCAAGAGCCAATAAAAACAGGTATTTCTTAATAGCTCGTAAATTGAGTTATACGGATTACATGAAAATAAAAGGGTTTCCGTTGTTTAAACTAGGACCTTATAAAGGAGGTATTATCATTGAGCAGGAAACGGTGAGAGAACATCCTATCGGAAAAATTGCTGAACGTACTATCGGTTATGACAAAGGTGGTGTTAATGGAGAGTCAACGGGGAAAGGAATCGAATGGGCGTTTAGAAATTATTTGAACGGGAAAGATGGTAAAATCCTAAAACAAAAAATTGCAAAAGGCCAATGGAAACCTATTCGTGATGTAAATGAAGTAGATCCTCAAGACGGATATGATGTAATATCGACTATAGATGTTTTTATTCAAGATATTGCACATCATGCCTTGCTGAAACAATTAGAAGATTATGAGGCAGATCATGGTTGTGTAGTGGTAATGGAAACAAAAACGGGACATATTAAAGCAATCTCTAATTTAGGGAGAGCTGATGATGGTTCTTATTATGAAACAACAAATTATGCTATAGCGGAATCGCATGAGCCGGGGTCAACTTTTAAATTGGTTGATTTAATGACGCTTTTAG is a genomic window containing:
- a CDS encoding division/cell wall cluster transcriptional repressor MraZ translates to MNTIVGTYECKVDAKGRLLMPAPLKKQLATSLQNGFVLKRSVFQTCLELYPMEEWDLMMQKINKLNRFVKKNNDFIRRFTAGVKIVEIDALGRLLVPKDLMAFSGISKDVVFSSAVNIVEIWDKELYEKSISGEDMDFADLAEEVMGNINDDDNGIS
- the rsmH gene encoding 16S rRNA (cytosine(1402)-N(4))-methyltransferase RsmH, which encodes MTTTMEYHNPVLLHPTVDGLNIKPDGIYVDVTFGGGGHSKEILNRLGPNGKLFAFDQDEDALANALPDERFTLINENFRFIKRFLRFHGVRGVDGILADLGVSSHQFDVAERGFSTRFDAELDMRMSQKNDLNAYRVVNEYDEQDLRRVFLDYGELKNAPVLARTIVEARENKIIKTTDELKEVLAKYLPERVRNKILAQIYQAIRIEVNQEMDVLKEFIEQSLEILNPGGRLSVISYHSLEDRLVKRFIKNGMFEGEPERDFYGNFSVPFKTIGKLIVPDDAEIKINNRARSAKLRIAEKI
- a CDS encoding FtsL-like putative cell division protein, translated to MKNGVFDILKARFLINDDAVKNWRFIVFIILLAIIMIANTQRYEQKVFEIAKLNNEVKELRSEFVDRRSELMKLKMESTVSEKMLAKEIYPSTVPPIKIEVKKEKEKSFFKRIWQ